In one Oscillospiraceae bacterium genomic region, the following are encoded:
- the spo0A_1 gene encoding stage 0 sporulation protein A has translation MFRVLLVEDDPAALALLEAYFRGVEDMAVCGCARNGREALAEIRTQAPDLVVLDMVMPQLSGLGVLKALQTAPPPVRPKILVLSRVSDEGVIARSFLLGADYYLLKPINFAELPEVIGALFLPEGVDRGPACALLDRMGARREDAGYLPAALAAQALAKAGRMYLKEAYFVPVQALGTSYACVEKNIRALVRRLHQTGAPLYRTMMGDPGRAPTNGAFLGRMAEALRRGRG, from the coding sequence ATGTTCCGGGTACTTCTGGTGGAGGACGACCCCGCGGCCCTGGCCCTGCTGGAGGCCTATTTCCGCGGCGTGGAGGACATGGCCGTCTGCGGCTGCGCCCGCAACGGCCGGGAGGCCCTGGCCGAAATCCGCACCCAGGCGCCCGACCTGGTGGTGCTGGACATGGTCATGCCCCAGCTCAGCGGGCTGGGGGTGCTCAAGGCGCTTCAGACCGCGCCGCCCCCCGTGCGCCCCAAGATTCTGGTCCTCTCGCGGGTGAGCGACGAGGGGGTCATCGCCCGCTCCTTCCTCCTGGGGGCGGACTACTACCTGCTCAAGCCCATAAACTTCGCCGAGCTGCCCGAGGTCATCGGTGCCCTCTTCCTGCCCGAAGGCGTGGACCGGGGCCCGGCCTGCGCCCTGCTGGACCGGATGGGGGCCCGGCGGGAGGACGCGGGCTACCTGCCCGCCGCTTTGGCGGCCCAGGCCCTGGCCAAGGCCGGGCGGATGTATTTGAAGGAGGCCTACTTTGTGCCCGTGCAGGCGCTGGGCACCAGCTACGCCTGCGTGGAGAAGAACATCCGCGCCCTGGTGCGCAGGCTGCACCAGACGGGCGCACCCCTATACCGCACCATGATGGGCGACCCCGGGCGCGCCCCCACCAACGGGGCCTTCCTGGGCCGGATGGCCGAGGCCCTGCGCCGGGGGCGGGGGTAG
- the mfd gene encoding transcription-repair-coupling factor, whose protein sequence is MRLTDLLSSVPEFNSLLAAIDSGACPLAFSGLSAVHRAHFAAGVRAAAGRSVVVICADEAEAERMARDLAACCGERVYSLSAREFTFHNAAVVSRQWEHRRLSVLRALAAGEAGVLVCTVESLLQRTMPKTLLTQAAQCIRLGEEYNLNELAETLTAAGYARCEQVEGVGQFALRGGILDFFSPAQAGPVRVEFFGDEVDSMGLFDVNTQRRTENLKEAEILPAAEVLPQFAPGGYGGLLEAMDGLISRTRKRRGDNADLLAHLEEDRERLAAQTSFPALDRYLALVYPHMATAADYLPEDAVVFFSESPRVAERAGHYTWALNEDGQALMENGTLAGELAVFARTFEELCAVLDEYPVCYLDSFASAQYPRRPRTLLNILAKQLPSYGASLETAVSDLAHYVGDGFATIVLVSSEQRALNLQALLREQNLKTAVDFQLHDLPQHGKAVIAVGGLSAGMEYPRGQWAVLTEGQALPGKKGKRTKAVTNREKLGSYADLSPGDLVVHEHHGIGRFVEMTKMTVDGVEKDYVKLAYAGADVLYVPATQLDLVNKYIGGGEDAQETKKLSKLGGADWEKAKTRAKRAVADLAKGLIQLYAQRQRQPGFAFSPDSPWMKEFEDEFEYAETDDQLRCIAEIKADMETARPMDRLLCGDVGYGKTEVAFRAIMKCVLDGKQAAILVPTTVLARQHFLTAKQRFAKYPVEIDVVSRFRTPAQMKETLRRLHDGGIDLLIGTHRLFQKDVQFKDLGLLVVDEEQRFGVAHKEKLKELSKQVDVLTLSATPIPRTLNMALSGIRDMSTLEEPPMDRQPVQTYVLEHDWGVLCDALRRELERGGQAYYLHNRVETITRTAARIKEMLGEDVEVAVAHGKMTQEELNDVMTRMSEGEVDVLVCTTIIETGIDISNVNTLIIEDADKMGLAQLHQIRGRVGRSNRRAYAYLTYRRGKVLTEVAAKRLGAIREFAEFGSGFKIAMRDLEIRGAGNVLGPEQSGFMLSVGYDMYLKLLEEAVLEERGEKPQKLPECAADLSVAASIPDRYVPSPEQRMDLYRRIAAIRSEEEADDLTDELIDRYGDPPRTVNNLIAVALLRADAARNGISEISQKGGSLNCYLDGFDLQRVSALCGMPKYRGRLLFSAGERPYLALRLKKGEDALKFGRKLVEDYAATGPGEEDM, encoded by the coding sequence ATGCGCCTTACGGACCTTTTGTCGTCCGTCCCCGAATTCAACAGCCTCCTGGCCGCCATCGACAGCGGGGCCTGCCCGCTGGCCTTTTCCGGCCTGTCCGCCGTCCACCGGGCCCACTTCGCCGCCGGGGTGCGCGCCGCCGCCGGGCGCAGCGTGGTGGTGATCTGCGCAGACGAGGCCGAGGCCGAGCGCATGGCCCGGGACCTGGCCGCCTGCTGCGGCGAGCGGGTCTACAGCCTCAGCGCCCGGGAGTTCACCTTCCACAACGCCGCCGTGGTCTCCCGCCAGTGGGAGCACCGGCGGCTGTCCGTGCTGCGCGCCCTGGCGGCGGGGGAGGCGGGGGTGCTGGTGTGCACGGTGGAGTCCCTGCTCCAGCGCACCATGCCGAAAACCCTGCTGACCCAGGCCGCCCAGTGCATCCGCCTGGGGGAGGAGTACAACCTCAATGAGCTGGCCGAGACCCTCACCGCCGCCGGGTACGCCCGCTGCGAGCAGGTGGAGGGCGTGGGCCAGTTCGCCCTGCGGGGCGGCATCCTGGACTTCTTCTCCCCGGCCCAGGCCGGGCCCGTGCGGGTGGAGTTCTTCGGCGACGAGGTGGACTCCATGGGCCTGTTCGACGTGAACACCCAGCGGCGCACCGAGAACCTGAAGGAGGCGGAGATCCTGCCCGCCGCCGAGGTGCTGCCCCAGTTCGCCCCCGGCGGGTACGGCGGGCTGCTGGAGGCCATGGACGGACTTATCTCCCGCACCCGCAAGCGCCGGGGGGACAACGCCGACCTGCTCGCCCACCTGGAGGAGGACCGGGAGCGGCTGGCGGCGCAGACCTCCTTCCCGGCCCTGGACCGCTACCTGGCCCTGGTCTACCCCCACATGGCCACGGCGGCCGACTACCTGCCCGAAGACGCGGTGGTCTTTTTCAGCGAGAGCCCCCGGGTGGCCGAGCGGGCGGGGCACTACACCTGGGCCCTGAACGAGGACGGACAGGCCCTGATGGAAAACGGCACCCTCGCCGGGGAGCTGGCGGTCTTCGCCCGCACCTTCGAGGAGCTGTGCGCGGTGCTGGACGAGTACCCGGTGTGCTACCTGGACTCCTTCGCCTCCGCCCAGTACCCCAGGCGGCCGCGCACCTTATTAAATATCCTGGCCAAGCAGCTGCCCTCCTACGGGGCCAGCCTGGAGACGGCGGTCTCCGACCTGGCCCACTACGTGGGGGACGGCTTCGCCACCATCGTGCTGGTGTCCAGCGAGCAGCGGGCCCTGAACCTCCAGGCCCTGCTGCGGGAGCAGAACCTCAAGACCGCCGTGGACTTCCAGCTCCACGACCTGCCCCAGCATGGCAAGGCGGTCATCGCAGTGGGGGGCCTGTCCGCCGGCATGGAGTACCCCAGGGGGCAGTGGGCCGTGCTCACCGAGGGCCAGGCCCTGCCCGGCAAGAAGGGGAAGCGGACGAAGGCGGTGACCAACCGGGAGAAGCTGGGCTCCTACGCCGACCTGTCCCCCGGCGACCTGGTGGTCCACGAGCACCACGGCATCGGCCGCTTCGTGGAGATGACCAAGATGACGGTGGACGGCGTCGAGAAGGACTACGTGAAGCTGGCCTACGCCGGGGCCGACGTGCTCTACGTGCCCGCCACCCAGCTGGATCTGGTGAACAAGTACATCGGCGGCGGCGAGGACGCGCAGGAGACGAAAAAGCTCTCCAAGCTGGGGGGCGCCGACTGGGAGAAGGCCAAGACCCGCGCCAAGCGCGCGGTGGCCGACCTGGCCAAGGGGCTGATCCAGCTCTACGCCCAGCGCCAGCGCCAGCCCGGCTTCGCCTTCTCCCCGGACTCCCCATGGATGAAGGAGTTCGAGGACGAGTTCGAGTACGCCGAGACCGACGACCAGCTCAGGTGCATCGCGGAGATCAAGGCCGACATGGAGACCGCCCGGCCCATGGACCGCCTGCTCTGCGGCGACGTGGGCTACGGCAAGACCGAGGTGGCCTTCCGGGCCATCATGAAATGCGTGCTGGACGGCAAGCAGGCCGCTATCCTGGTGCCCACCACCGTGCTGGCCCGGCAGCACTTCCTCACCGCCAAGCAGCGCTTCGCCAAATACCCGGTGGAGATCGACGTGGTCTCCCGCTTCCGCACCCCCGCCCAGATGAAGGAGACCCTGCGCCGCCTCCACGACGGGGGCATCGACCTGCTCATCGGCACCCACCGCCTGTTCCAGAAGGACGTGCAGTTCAAGGATCTGGGCCTGCTGGTGGTGGACGAGGAGCAGCGCTTCGGCGTGGCCCACAAGGAGAAGCTCAAGGAGCTGTCCAAGCAGGTGGACGTGCTCACCCTCTCCGCCACCCCCATCCCCCGGACCCTGAACATGGCCCTGTCCGGCATCCGGGACATGTCCACCCTGGAGGAGCCGCCCATGGACCGCCAGCCCGTGCAGACCTACGTGCTGGAGCACGACTGGGGGGTGCTCTGCGACGCGCTGCGCCGGGAGCTGGAGCGGGGCGGACAGGCCTACTACCTCCACAACCGGGTGGAGACCATCACCCGCACCGCCGCGCGCATCAAGGAGATGCTGGGGGAGGACGTGGAGGTGGCTGTGGCCCACGGCAAGATGACCCAGGAGGAGCTCAACGACGTGATGACCCGCATGAGCGAGGGGGAGGTGGACGTGCTGGTGTGCACCACCATCATCGAGACGGGCATCGACATCTCCAACGTCAACACCCTGATCATCGAGGACGCGGACAAGATGGGCCTGGCCCAGCTCCACCAGATCCGCGGGCGGGTGGGCCGCTCCAACCGCCGGGCCTACGCGTACCTGACCTACCGCCGGGGCAAGGTGCTCACCGAGGTGGCCGCCAAACGGCTGGGGGCCATCCGGGAGTTCGCCGAGTTCGGCTCCGGCTTCAAGATCGCCATGCGGGATCTGGAGATCCGGGGGGCGGGCAACGTGCTGGGCCCCGAGCAGAGCGGCTTTATGCTCAGCGTGGGCTACGACATGTACCTCAAGCTGCTGGAGGAGGCCGTGCTGGAGGAGCGGGGCGAGAAGCCCCAAAAGCTCCCCGAGTGCGCCGCCGACCTGAGTGTGGCCGCCTCCATCCCCGACCGCTACGTGCCCTCCCCGGAGCAGCGCATGGACCTGTACCGCCGCATCGCCGCCATCCGCAGCGAGGAGGAGGCCGACGACCTCACCGACGAGCTCATCGACCGCTACGGCGACCCGCCCAGGACGGTCAACAACCTCATCGCCGTGGCCCTGCTGCGCGCCGACGCCGCCCGCAACGGGATCTCCGAAATCAGCCAGAAGGGGGGCAGCCTCAACTGCTATCTGGACGGCTTCGACCTGCAGCGGGTGTCCGCCCTGTGCGGGATGCCGAAATACCGGGGGCGGCTGCTGTTCTCCGCCGGGGAGCGGCCCTACCTGGCCCTGCGGCTGAAAAAAGGCGAGGACGCGCTCAAGTTCGGGCGCAAGCTGGTGGAGGACTACGCCGCCACCGGACCGGGGGAGGAGGACATGTGA
- the pth gene encoding peptidyl-tRNA hydrolase, with protein sequence MFGMNREKGGVQWLVVGLGNVGEEYEGTRHNVGFRVADELAERGHVPIQKLKYRALTNTCEVAGVKVLLMKPVTYMNLSGEAVRQAADFYKIPPERVLVISDDVALPVGKLRVRKNGSAGGHNGLKNIILHLGCDCFPRVKLGVGEKPHPDYDMADWVLGKFSGEDKKAVDAAVKRAADAVECILEKGLEKAMNKFN encoded by the coding sequence TTGTTTGGCATGAATAGGGAAAAGGGCGGGGTTCAGTGGCTGGTGGTGGGCCTGGGCAACGTGGGCGAAGAGTACGAGGGCACCCGCCACAACGTGGGCTTCCGGGTGGCGGACGAGCTGGCCGAGCGCGGGCATGTGCCCATCCAGAAGCTCAAGTACCGCGCCCTCACCAACACCTGCGAGGTGGCCGGGGTGAAGGTGCTGCTGATGAAGCCGGTGACCTATATGAACCTGTCCGGCGAGGCCGTGCGGCAGGCCGCCGACTTCTACAAGATCCCCCCGGAGCGGGTGCTGGTGATCTCCGACGACGTGGCCCTGCCCGTGGGCAAGTTGCGCGTGCGTAAAAACGGCTCCGCCGGGGGGCACAACGGCCTGAAAAACATCATTTTGCACCTGGGCTGCGACTGTTTCCCCCGGGTCAAGCTGGGGGTGGGGGAGAAGCCCCACCCGGACTACGACATGGCCGACTGGGTGCTGGGCAAATTCTCCGGAGAGGATAAAAAGGCCGTGGACGCCGCCGTCAAGCGGGCCGCCGACGCGGTGGAGTGCATCCTCGAAAAAGGCTTGGAAAAAGCCATGAACAAATTCAATTAG
- the prsA gene encoding ribose-phosphate pyrophosphokinase — protein sequence MIAHGKDIKIFSGNSNRPLAEAICREMGLELGNAEVGAFSDGENFVSIYETVRGSDVFVVQSTCAPVNDSLMEMLIMIDAFKRASAGRITAVMPYFGYARQDRKTKPRDPISAKLVANMIVAAGADRVLTMDLHASQIQGFFDIPVDNLLGNPIFTKYFTERFGDDPDFMVVSPDVGSVARARAFAQKLGMGLAIVDKRRQKANSSEVMNIIGDVTGKKVILFDDMVDTGGSLCGAAQALVELGGATEVYACASHGVLSGPAVDRIEKSVIREVIFLDTVPPRPDVKCDKIKYVSVAHMFAEAIERIYEEVSVSKLFV from the coding sequence ATGATCGCACACGGCAAGGACATTAAAATTTTCTCCGGCAACTCCAACCGCCCCCTGGCTGAGGCCATCTGCCGCGAAATGGGCCTGGAACTGGGCAACGCCGAGGTGGGCGCGTTCTCCGACGGGGAGAACTTCGTGTCCATCTACGAGACGGTGCGCGGCTCGGACGTGTTCGTGGTGCAGTCCACCTGCGCGCCCGTCAACGACAGCCTGATGGAAATGCTCATTATGATCGACGCCTTCAAGCGGGCCTCCGCCGGGCGCATCACCGCCGTGATGCCCTACTTCGGCTACGCCCGCCAGGACCGCAAGACCAAGCCCCGCGACCCCATCTCCGCCAAGCTGGTGGCCAACATGATCGTGGCCGCCGGTGCCGACCGCGTGCTCACCATGGACCTGCACGCCTCCCAGATCCAGGGCTTCTTCGACATCCCCGTGGACAATCTGCTGGGCAACCCCATTTTTACAAAATACTTCACCGAGCGCTTCGGCGACGACCCCGACTTCATGGTGGTCTCCCCCGACGTGGGCAGCGTGGCCCGCGCCCGCGCCTTCGCCCAGAAGCTGGGCATGGGCCTGGCCATCGTGGACAAGCGCCGCCAGAAGGCCAACTCCTCCGAGGTCATGAACATCATCGGCGACGTAACCGGCAAGAAGGTCATCCTCTTCGACGACATGGTGGACACCGGCGGGTCCCTGTGCGGCGCGGCCCAGGCCCTGGTGGAGCTGGGCGGGGCCACCGAGGTCTACGCCTGCGCCTCCCACGGCGTGCTCTCCGGCCCCGCCGTGGATCGCATCGAGAAGAGCGTCATCCGCGAGGTCATCTTCCTGGACACCGTGCCCCCCCGCCCCGACGTGAAGTGCGACAAAATCAAGTACGTCTCCGTGGCCCACATGTTCGCCGAGGCCATCGAGCGCATCTACGAAGAGGTCTCCGTGTCCAAGCTCTTCGTGTAA
- a CDS encoding HD family hydrolase — MELFDEKNWKCFLNCVSDLLVSDEVRSMQAIPHHPGVNCYEHSVFVAYVAFRLARRWGVDYVAAARGGLLHDLYLYDSHDHSKYEGNQCFAHPKAAAKNAAELCGGLTDKEENIIISHMWPLAKKMPRYRESYVVNLADKLCATAEVTRLWNRARRRLLAMA, encoded by the coding sequence ATGGAACTTTTTGACGAGAAAAACTGGAAATGCTTTTTAAACTGCGTCAGCGACCTGCTGGTGAGCGACGAGGTGCGCTCCATGCAGGCCATCCCCCACCACCCCGGCGTGAACTGCTACGAGCACTCCGTCTTCGTGGCCTACGTGGCCTTCCGCCTGGCCCGGCGCTGGGGCGTGGACTACGTGGCCGCCGCCCGGGGCGGGCTGCTCCACGACCTGTACCTCTACGACTCCCACGACCACAGCAAGTACGAGGGCAACCAGTGCTTCGCCCACCCCAAGGCCGCCGCCAAAAACGCCGCCGAGCTGTGCGGCGGGCTGACCGACAAGGAGGAGAACATCATCATCTCCCACATGTGGCCCCTGGCGAAAAAAATGCCCCGCTACCGGGAGAGCTACGTGGTCAACCTGGCCGACAAGCTCTGCGCCACCGCCGAGGTCACCCGGCTGTGGAACCGGGCGCGGCGCAGGCTGCTGGCCATGGCGTAG
- a CDS encoding ABC transporter ATP-binding protein, which produces MIEVKHVVKTFDGFRALDDLTMTVPDGAIYGLVGPNGAGKSTILRHITGVFRQDSGEVLVGGEPVYENAAAKARLASIPDDIYYFLSASTRDMAAFYKGFYPRFDEARYRALKDVFTTVDERHPIRRLSKGMQKQSAFWLSLCCRPDLLVLDEPVDGLDPVMRRQVWSLLMGDVAEYGTTVLVSSHNLRELEDVCDHVGILSHGKVLVERALADLQDNVVKMQVVFQEKELPKLPDDMDVLHTSQVGRIHTLIVRGNAAEVTNRLAVYAPILLDALPLTLEEIFIYELGGEDYAVRDIVL; this is translated from the coding sequence ATGATTGAAGTAAAGCACGTGGTCAAGACCTTCGACGGCTTCCGGGCCCTGGACGATCTGACCATGACGGTGCCCGACGGCGCGATTTACGGCCTGGTGGGCCCCAACGGCGCGGGCAAATCCACCATCCTGCGCCACATCACGGGGGTGTTCCGCCAGGACAGCGGCGAGGTGCTGGTGGGCGGCGAGCCGGTGTACGAGAACGCGGCGGCCAAAGCCCGCCTGGCCTCCATTCCGGACGACATCTACTATTTCCTCTCGGCCTCCACCCGGGATATGGCGGCCTTTTACAAGGGCTTCTACCCCCGGTTCGACGAGGCGCGCTACCGCGCGCTGAAGGACGTGTTCACCACGGTGGACGAGCGCCACCCCATCCGCCGCCTGTCCAAGGGGATGCAGAAGCAGAGCGCCTTTTGGCTCTCGCTGTGCTGCCGGCCCGATCTGCTGGTGCTGGACGAGCCGGTGGACGGTCTGGACCCGGTGATGCGCCGCCAGGTGTGGAGCCTGCTGATGGGGGACGTGGCGGAGTACGGCACCACGGTGCTGGTCTCCTCCCACAACCTGCGGGAGCTGGAGGACGTGTGCGACCACGTGGGCATCCTCTCCCACGGCAAGGTGCTGGTGGAGCGGGCGCTGGCCGATTTGCAGGACAACGTGGTAAAAATGCAGGTGGTCTTTCAGGAAAAGGAGCTGCCCAAGCTGCCGGACGACATGGACGTGCTGCACACCTCCCAGGTGGGCCGCATCCACACCCTGATCGTGCGCGGCAACGCCGCCGAGGTCACCAACCGCCTGGCGGTGTACGCCCCCATCCTGCTGGACGCGCTGCCCCTGACCCTGGAGGAGATCTTTATTTACGAGCTGGGAGGTGAAGACTATGCAGTCCGAGACATCGTCCTCTAA
- a CDS encoding alpha/beta hydrolase: protein MLDQSGYLDVNGRPQFLSLRAQREGLPLLLYLHGGPGDAALPLVRRYNRALEGRYTVAVWEQRGAGKSYYPFSPGEPLTIQTFVDDLHCIVTHLLRRFHQEKLYLLGHSWGSVLGLQYLRQHPELIHTYVGCGQVVNMREGARRQYGYVLAECRRRGDHRALERLERIDPAYTGEDWLDDLLFVTRRVVKYGASLYGCSSYNKLVKAFLFSPGYSLRDLLNREKGALQSIRRLWPELMGVDFTPVTSFGAPVVFLEGRHDRHVPSELLAAYYESLTSPKRLHWFERSCHFPQWSEADKFNTLLCAPD, encoded by the coding sequence ATGCTCGACCAATCCGGATACCTGGATGTCAACGGCCGCCCCCAGTTCCTCTCCCTGCGCGCGCAGAGGGAGGGTCTGCCGCTGCTGCTCTACCTCCACGGAGGGCCTGGGGACGCGGCGCTCCCCCTGGTCCGCCGCTACAACCGCGCCCTGGAGGGGCGCTACACCGTTGCGGTGTGGGAGCAGCGGGGGGCGGGGAAGTCCTACTACCCCTTCTCCCCCGGAGAGCCGCTGACCATCCAGACCTTTGTGGACGACCTGCACTGTATTGTAACCCATCTGCTCCGGCGTTTCCACCAGGAAAAACTCTATCTGCTGGGCCACTCCTGGGGCAGCGTCCTGGGCCTGCAATATCTCCGGCAGCACCCGGAACTGATCCACACCTACGTTGGCTGCGGCCAGGTGGTGAACATGCGGGAGGGCGCCCGGCGGCAGTACGGCTACGTCCTGGCCGAGTGCCGCCGCCGGGGCGATCACAGGGCGCTGGAGCGCCTGGAGCGCATCGACCCCGCCTACACGGGGGAGGACTGGCTGGACGATCTGCTGTTTGTGACCAGGCGGGTGGTCAAATACGGCGCTTCGCTCTACGGCTGTTCCAGCTACAACAAGCTGGTCAAGGCCTTCCTCTTTTCCCCCGGGTACAGTCTGCGGGATCTGCTGAACCGGGAGAAGGGCGCCCTGCAGTCCATCCGGCGGCTGTGGCCCGAGCTGATGGGCGTGGATTTCACGCCCGTCACCTCCTTCGGCGCTCCGGTGGTCTTTCTGGAGGGCCGCCACGACCGCCACGTCCCCTCCGAGCTGCTGGCGGCGTATTACGAGAGCCTCACGTCCCCCAAGCGGCTGCACTGGTTCGAGCGCTCCTGCCACTTCCCCCAGTGGAGCGAGGCGGACAAATTCAACACCCTCCTGTGCGCGCCGGACTAG
- a CDS encoding GntR family transcriptional regulator — MISLNYRDARPIYEQVKDGLRHLVVTGALQSGDKLPSVRALASALAINPNTIQRAYESLESEGYLYTVAGKGSFAAPQTGINLERRQALLGQFDQTAAELLFLGLTADELAGRLRRAGIGLVGEEDRT, encoded by the coding sequence ATGATCAGTCTCAACTACCGCGACGCGCGTCCCATCTACGAACAGGTGAAGGACGGACTGCGCCACCTGGTGGTGACGGGGGCCCTCCAGTCGGGCGACAAGCTGCCCTCCGTGCGCGCGCTGGCCTCGGCCCTGGCCATCAACCCCAACACCATCCAGCGGGCCTACGAATCCCTGGAGTCTGAGGGCTATCTCTACACGGTGGCGGGCAAGGGCTCCTTTGCCGCGCCCCAGACCGGCATCAACCTGGAGCGCCGCCAGGCCCTGCTGGGCCAGTTCGACCAGACGGCGGCCGAGCTTTTGTTCCTGGGCCTGACGGCCGACGAGCTGGCCGGACGCCTGCGCCGGGCCGGAATCGGCCTGGTGGGAGAGGAGGACAGGACATGA
- the dltA gene encoding D-alanine--poly(phosphoribitol) ligase subunit 1: MLLEQIRENGARLGDRPALCAGGQALAWGDLWPEVEKRARTLAEGTGPVFVEAARRVDTPVEFLACLRCERPYVPLDPEAPAARRAEIRRMAEGLTLPAGTAYVMFTSGSTGVPKPVPITVGNLENFLGWAAALPGASAAGGVCVGAAPYSFDLSVADLYLSLLWGGTHVGLTGEEKGDFSALFRRLEASGGTFLAATPSFLRLCLLDRGFHRGLLPRLETVFSCGEELPPGTAARLLERFPGLTLLNAYGPTEAACAVCAAQITPELCGRARLPVGRRVAGAVDISVEHGEILLRGGSISPAWGPVYATGDRGYWEDGELYCAGRLDDQIKYKGYRIEPGEIERALEALPGVERAAVLPRRDRAGRVLGLRAFYEGTAEPAQLSAALAGRLPGYMVPGQWRRLPRLPLNPNGKIDRNGLEGAN; encoded by the coding sequence ATGCTGCTGGAACAGATCCGGGAGAATGGCGCCCGGCTGGGGGACAGGCCCGCCCTGTGCGCGGGCGGGCAGGCCCTGGCCTGGGGGGATTTGTGGCCGGAGGTGGAAAAACGGGCCCGTACCCTGGCGGAGGGGACGGGCCCGGTCTTCGTGGAGGCGGCGCGGCGGGTGGACACGCCGGTGGAGTTCCTGGCCTGCCTGCGCTGCGAGCGGCCCTACGTGCCCCTGGACCCGGAGGCGCCCGCGGCCCGGCGGGCGGAGATCCGGCGCATGGCGGAGGGGCTTACCCTCCCGGCCGGGACGGCCTACGTGATGTTCACCTCGGGCAGCACCGGGGTGCCCAAGCCCGTGCCCATCACGGTGGGCAACCTGGAAAATTTCCTGGGCTGGGCCGCCGCGCTGCCCGGCGCTTCGGCGGCGGGGGGCGTGTGCGTGGGGGCCGCGCCCTACTCCTTCGACCTGTCGGTGGCCGACCTGTACCTCTCCCTGCTGTGGGGGGGCACCCACGTGGGGCTGACGGGGGAGGAGAAGGGGGACTTTTCCGCCCTCTTCCGGCGGCTGGAGGCCAGCGGCGGCACCTTTTTGGCCGCGACCCCCTCCTTCCTGCGGCTGTGCCTGCTGGACAGGGGGTTTCACCGGGGGCTGCTGCCCCGGCTGGAGACGGTCTTCTCCTGCGGGGAGGAGCTGCCCCCCGGGACGGCGGCGCGGCTGCTGGAGCGCTTCCCCGGCCTCACCCTGCTCAACGCCTACGGCCCCACCGAGGCCGCCTGCGCCGTGTGCGCGGCCCAGATCACCCCGGAGCTGTGCGGGCGGGCGCGCCTGCCCGTGGGGCGGCGGGTTGCGGGGGCGGTGGACATTTCGGTGGAACATGGGGAAATCCTACTGCGGGGCGGGAGTATCTCCCCGGCCTGGGGCCCGGTGTACGCCACCGGGGACCGGGGGTACTGGGAGGACGGGGAGCTCTACTGCGCCGGGCGGCTGGACGACCAGATCAAGTACAAGGGCTACCGCATCGAGCCGGGGGAGATCGAACGGGCCCTGGAGGCCCTGCCCGGCGTGGAGCGGGCGGCGGTGCTGCCCCGGCGGGACCGGGCGGGCCGGGTGCTGGGCCTGCGGGCCTTCTACGAGGGGACGGCGGAGCCGGCGCAGCTTTCCGCGGCGCTGGCCGGGCGCCTGCCGGGGTACATGGTGCCCGGCCAGTGGCGGCGCCTGCCGCGCCTGCCCCTGAACCCCAACGGGAAAATTGACCGGAACGGACTGGAGGGAGCGAATTGA